From one Marmota flaviventris isolate mMarFla1 chromosome 1, mMarFla1.hap1, whole genome shotgun sequence genomic stretch:
- the LOC114090234 gene encoding 3-ketoacyl-CoA thiolase, peroxisomal isoform X4 encodes MARIAQFLSGIPETVPLSTVNRQCSSGLQAVANIAGGIRNGSYDIGMACGVESMSLADRGNPGNITSRLLENEKARDCLIPMGITSENVAEKFGISREKQDTFALASQQKAARAQSKGCFRAEIVPVTTTIHDDKGTKRSITVSQDEGIRPNTTMEGLAKLKPAFKDGGSTTAGNSSQVSDGAAAILLARRSKAEELGLPILGVLRSYAVVGVPPDVMGIGPAYAIPAALEKAGLTVNDVDIFEINEAFASQAVYCVEKLGIPPEKVNPLGGAVALGHPLGCTGARQVITLLNELKRRGKRAYGVVSMCVGTGMGAAAVFEYPGN; translated from the exons ATGGCCCGGATTGCCCAGTTTCTGAG TGGCATCCCAGAGACTGTGCCTCTGTCCACGGTCAACAGACAGTGCTCATCAGGGCTGCAGGCAGTAGCCAACATAGCTG GTGGCATCAGAAATGGGTCTTATGACATTGGCATGGCCTGTGG gGTGGAGTCCATGTCCCTGGCTGACAGAGGGAACCCTGGAAATATCACTTCACGCTTGCTGGAGAATGAGAAGGCCAGAGACTGCTTGATCCCCATGGG GATAACCTCAGAGAACGTGGCTGAGAAGTTTGGCATTTCACGAGAGAAGCAGGATACCTTTGCACTGGCCTCCCAGCAGAA GGCAGCAAGAGCCCAGAGCAAGGGCTGTTTCCGTGCTGAGATTGTGCCTGTAACCACCACCATCCACGATGACAAGGGCACCAAGAGGAGCATCACTGTGTCCCAGGATGAGGGAATCCGCCCCAACACCACCATGGAGGGCCTAGCCAAACTGAAGCCAGCTTTCAAGGATGGCGGCTCCACCACGGCTG GAAACTCTAGCCAGGTGAGCGATGGAGCAGCTGCCATCCTCTTGGCCCGGAGGTCGAAGGCAGAAGAGTTGGGCCTCCCCATCCTCGGGGTCCTGAGGTCCTATGCAGTGGTTGGAGTCCCACCTGATGTCATGGGCATTGGACCTGCATATGCCATCCCTGCAGCCTTGGAGAAAGCAG GACTGACAGTGAATGACGTGGACATCTTTGAGATCAATGAGGCCTTTGCAAGCCAG GCTGTCTACTGTGTGGAGAAGCTAGGAATCCCCCCTGAGAAGGTGAACCCTCTGGGAGGAGCGGTGGCCCTGGGCCATCCCCTGGGCTGCACTGGGGCACGACAGGTCATCACGCTGCTGAATGAGCTGAAGCGCCGTGGGAAGAG GGCGTATGGAGTGGTGTCCATGTGCGTTGGCACTGGGATGGGAGCTGCTGCTGTCTTCGAATACCCTGGGAACTGA
- the LOC114090234 gene encoding 3-ketoacyl-CoA thiolase, peroxisomal isoform X3 → MADLSRTRRCRLHRASVASLKPRLRTWWWCTDGALPLAKRAAAALRKCASAWSWGHHGPDCPVSEWHPRDCASVHGQQTVLIRAAGSSQHSWVESMSLADRGNPGNITSRLLENEKARDCLIPMGITSENVAEKFGISREKQDTFALASQQKAARAQSKGCFRAEIVPVTTTIHDDKGTKRSITVSQDEGIRPNTTMEGLAKLKPAFKDGGSTTAGNSSQVSDGAAAILLARRSKAEELGLPILGVLRSYAVVGVPPDVMGIGPAYAIPAALEKAGLTVNDVDIFEINEAFASQAVYCVEKLGIPPEKVNPLGGAVALGHPLGCTGARQVITLLNELKRRGKRAYGVVSMCVGTGMGAAAVFEYPGN, encoded by the exons ATGGCCGACCTAAGTCGCACCCGGCGCTGCAGGCTGCACCGTGCTTCAGTAGCTTCCCTCAAGCCTCGGCTGCGGACGTGGTGGTGGTGCACGGACGGCGCACTGCCATTGGCAAAGCGGGCCGCGGCGGCTTTAAG GAAATGTGCTTCAGCCTGGAGCTGGGGCCATCATGGCCCGGATTGCCCAGTTTCTGAG TGGCATCCCAGAGACTGTGCCTCTGTCCACGGTCAACAGACAGTGCTCATCAGGGCTGCAGGCAGTAGCCAACATAGCTG gGTGGAGTCCATGTCCCTGGCTGACAGAGGGAACCCTGGAAATATCACTTCACGCTTGCTGGAGAATGAGAAGGCCAGAGACTGCTTGATCCCCATGGG GATAACCTCAGAGAACGTGGCTGAGAAGTTTGGCATTTCACGAGAGAAGCAGGATACCTTTGCACTGGCCTCCCAGCAGAA GGCAGCAAGAGCCCAGAGCAAGGGCTGTTTCCGTGCTGAGATTGTGCCTGTAACCACCACCATCCACGATGACAAGGGCACCAAGAGGAGCATCACTGTGTCCCAGGATGAGGGAATCCGCCCCAACACCACCATGGAGGGCCTAGCCAAACTGAAGCCAGCTTTCAAGGATGGCGGCTCCACCACGGCTG GAAACTCTAGCCAGGTGAGCGATGGAGCAGCTGCCATCCTCTTGGCCCGGAGGTCGAAGGCAGAAGAGTTGGGCCTCCCCATCCTCGGGGTCCTGAGGTCCTATGCAGTGGTTGGAGTCCCACCTGATGTCATGGGCATTGGACCTGCATATGCCATCCCTGCAGCCTTGGAGAAAGCAG GACTGACAGTGAATGACGTGGACATCTTTGAGATCAATGAGGCCTTTGCAAGCCAG GCTGTCTACTGTGTGGAGAAGCTAGGAATCCCCCCTGAGAAGGTGAACCCTCTGGGAGGAGCGGTGGCCCTGGGCCATCCCCTGGGCTGCACTGGGGCACGACAGGTCATCACGCTGCTGAATGAGCTGAAGCGCCGTGGGAAGAG GGCGTATGGAGTGGTGTCCATGTGCGTTGGCACTGGGATGGGAGCTGCTGCTGTCTTCGAATACCCTGGGAACTGA
- the LOC114090234 gene encoding 3-ketoacyl-CoA thiolase B, peroxisomal isoform X1 — MLRLQVVLGHLNGRPKSHPALQAAPCFSSFPQASAADVVVVHGRRTAIGKAGRGGFKDTTPDELLSAVLTAVLQDVKLRPEQLGDISVGNVLQPGAGAIMARIAQFLSGIPETVPLSTVNRQCSSGLQAVANIAGGIRNGSYDIGMACGVESMSLADRGNPGNITSRLLENEKARDCLIPMGITSENVAEKFGISREKQDTFALASQQKAARAQSKGCFRAEIVPVTTTIHDDKGTKRSITVSQDEGIRPNTTMEGLAKLKPAFKDGGSTTAGNSSQVSDGAAAILLARRSKAEELGLPILGVLRSYAVVGVPPDVMGIGPAYAIPAALEKAGLTVNDVDIFEINEAFASQAVYCVEKLGIPPEKVNPLGGAVALGHPLGCTGARQVITLLNELKRRGKRAYGVVSMCVGTGMGAAAVFEYPGN, encoded by the exons ATGTTGAGGCTGCAGGTTGTTCTGGGCCACCTCAATGGCCGACCTAAGTCGCACCCGGCGCTGCAGGCTGCACCGTGCTTCAGTAGCTTCCCTCAAGCCTCGGCTGCGGACGTGGTGGTGGTGCACGGACGGCGCACTGCCATTGGCAAAGCGGGCCGCGGCGGCTTTAAG GACACCACCCCAGATGAGCTTCTGTCGGCCGTCTTGACTGCAGTTCTCCAGGACGTAAAGCTTAGGCCTGAGCAGTTGGGGGACATCTCCGTGG GAAATGTGCTTCAGCCTGGAGCTGGGGCCATCATGGCCCGGATTGCCCAGTTTCTGAG TGGCATCCCAGAGACTGTGCCTCTGTCCACGGTCAACAGACAGTGCTCATCAGGGCTGCAGGCAGTAGCCAACATAGCTG GTGGCATCAGAAATGGGTCTTATGACATTGGCATGGCCTGTGG gGTGGAGTCCATGTCCCTGGCTGACAGAGGGAACCCTGGAAATATCACTTCACGCTTGCTGGAGAATGAGAAGGCCAGAGACTGCTTGATCCCCATGGG GATAACCTCAGAGAACGTGGCTGAGAAGTTTGGCATTTCACGAGAGAAGCAGGATACCTTTGCACTGGCCTCCCAGCAGAA GGCAGCAAGAGCCCAGAGCAAGGGCTGTTTCCGTGCTGAGATTGTGCCTGTAACCACCACCATCCACGATGACAAGGGCACCAAGAGGAGCATCACTGTGTCCCAGGATGAGGGAATCCGCCCCAACACCACCATGGAGGGCCTAGCCAAACTGAAGCCAGCTTTCAAGGATGGCGGCTCCACCACGGCTG GAAACTCTAGCCAGGTGAGCGATGGAGCAGCTGCCATCCTCTTGGCCCGGAGGTCGAAGGCAGAAGAGTTGGGCCTCCCCATCCTCGGGGTCCTGAGGTCCTATGCAGTGGTTGGAGTCCCACCTGATGTCATGGGCATTGGACCTGCATATGCCATCCCTGCAGCCTTGGAGAAAGCAG GACTGACAGTGAATGACGTGGACATCTTTGAGATCAATGAGGCCTTTGCAAGCCAG GCTGTCTACTGTGTGGAGAAGCTAGGAATCCCCCCTGAGAAGGTGAACCCTCTGGGAGGAGCGGTGGCCCTGGGCCATCCCCTGGGCTGCACTGGGGCACGACAGGTCATCACGCTGCTGAATGAGCTGAAGCGCCGTGGGAAGAG GGCGTATGGAGTGGTGTCCATGTGCGTTGGCACTGGGATGGGAGCTGCTGCTGTCTTCGAATACCCTGGGAACTGA
- the LOC114090234 gene encoding 3-ketoacyl-CoA thiolase A, peroxisomal isoform X2: MLRLQVVLGHLNGRPKSHPALQAAPCFSSFPQASAADVVVVHGRRTAIGKAGRGGFKDTTPDELLSAVLTAVLQDVKLRPEQLGDISVGNVLQPGAGAIMARIAQFLSGIPETVPLSTVNRQCSSGLQAVANIAGGIRNGSYDIGMACGVESMSLADRGNPGNITSRLLENEKARDCLIPMGAARAQSKGCFRAEIVPVTTTIHDDKGTKRSITVSQDEGIRPNTTMEGLAKLKPAFKDGGSTTAGNSSQVSDGAAAILLARRSKAEELGLPILGVLRSYAVVGVPPDVMGIGPAYAIPAALEKAGLTVNDVDIFEINEAFASQAVYCVEKLGIPPEKVNPLGGAVALGHPLGCTGARQVITLLNELKRRGKRAYGVVSMCVGTGMGAAAVFEYPGN, translated from the exons ATGTTGAGGCTGCAGGTTGTTCTGGGCCACCTCAATGGCCGACCTAAGTCGCACCCGGCGCTGCAGGCTGCACCGTGCTTCAGTAGCTTCCCTCAAGCCTCGGCTGCGGACGTGGTGGTGGTGCACGGACGGCGCACTGCCATTGGCAAAGCGGGCCGCGGCGGCTTTAAG GACACCACCCCAGATGAGCTTCTGTCGGCCGTCTTGACTGCAGTTCTCCAGGACGTAAAGCTTAGGCCTGAGCAGTTGGGGGACATCTCCGTGG GAAATGTGCTTCAGCCTGGAGCTGGGGCCATCATGGCCCGGATTGCCCAGTTTCTGAG TGGCATCCCAGAGACTGTGCCTCTGTCCACGGTCAACAGACAGTGCTCATCAGGGCTGCAGGCAGTAGCCAACATAGCTG GTGGCATCAGAAATGGGTCTTATGACATTGGCATGGCCTGTGG gGTGGAGTCCATGTCCCTGGCTGACAGAGGGAACCCTGGAAATATCACTTCACGCTTGCTGGAGAATGAGAAGGCCAGAGACTGCTTGATCCCCATGGG GGCAGCAAGAGCCCAGAGCAAGGGCTGTTTCCGTGCTGAGATTGTGCCTGTAACCACCACCATCCACGATGACAAGGGCACCAAGAGGAGCATCACTGTGTCCCAGGATGAGGGAATCCGCCCCAACACCACCATGGAGGGCCTAGCCAAACTGAAGCCAGCTTTCAAGGATGGCGGCTCCACCACGGCTG GAAACTCTAGCCAGGTGAGCGATGGAGCAGCTGCCATCCTCTTGGCCCGGAGGTCGAAGGCAGAAGAGTTGGGCCTCCCCATCCTCGGGGTCCTGAGGTCCTATGCAGTGGTTGGAGTCCCACCTGATGTCATGGGCATTGGACCTGCATATGCCATCCCTGCAGCCTTGGAGAAAGCAG GACTGACAGTGAATGACGTGGACATCTTTGAGATCAATGAGGCCTTTGCAAGCCAG GCTGTCTACTGTGTGGAGAAGCTAGGAATCCCCCCTGAGAAGGTGAACCCTCTGGGAGGAGCGGTGGCCCTGGGCCATCCCCTGGGCTGCACTGGGGCACGACAGGTCATCACGCTGCTGAATGAGCTGAAGCGCCGTGGGAAGAG GGCGTATGGAGTGGTGTCCATGTGCGTTGGCACTGGGATGGGAGCTGCTGCTGTCTTCGAATACCCTGGGAACTGA